The Clostridia bacterium genome includes the window GGGCTATCCTGGGAACCTTGAGGCTAAAGTAATATATACCTTGACTGAAGACAATGAGCTGATTATTGAATATCAAGCGCTTTCAGACAAAGACACTATCTGCAATCTAACTAACCATAGTTATTTCAACCTTTCAGGGAATTATAAGAGAAAAGTCACGGAACAGCATCTAAAGGTAAAGTCTGATAGCTTCCTTGAGACGGACAACAATCTGGTCCCTACGGGAAAAATACTGGATGTTAAGGATACTCCCATGGACTTCAACAGTGAGAAGCTTATTGGGAGAGATATTGAGAGTGATTATTTACCGCTGCGAATTGCCAACGGTTATGACCACCCATGGCTGCTTTCCTGCAAGGAAGCACAAGTGGAATTGCATGATGAGCAGAGCGGCAGAAAGATGACTGTTAGTACTACATACCCATGTGTAGTTATATACACCTACAACTTTGCTAATAATGAGAGGCTTAAGTATGATAAAGCAGGAAGCAAGTATGACGGCATATGCTTTGAGACCCAGTATGAGCCGGATGGTATTAACCATGAGGGTTTTAATTCAGCGGTGCTTTCTGCGGGCAGCAGCTATAATGAAAGAACGGTGTTCAAACTGGAGGTATTATAGTGTACTTGGGAGTGGATTATTATCCTGAACATTGGGATAGAGACATGGTGGATGATGATATGAGACGGATGGGTGAAATGGGAGCTAATATCATCCGTATCGGAGAGTTTGCCTGGCATATGATGGAGAGCTCGGAGGGACACTTTGACTTTTCATTTTTTGATATGGTTATCAGTAAGGCCAAGGAGCATAATCTCAAGATAATGTTTGGGACTCCCACGGCCACATTTCCTGCATGGCTTGCTGCAAAACACCCGTCAATTCTATCAAAGGATGAATATGGTCATATCAGGGTGTTTGGGGGCAGAAGGCAGTATTGCTTTAATTCACAGACTTATAGAGAATACAGCAGCAAAATTGTAGAGAAGCTGGTTTCTCACTATAGAACTGAGGAAGCTGTAATTGCATGGCAGATTGACAATGAATTCGGTCATGAAGGCAGTGATATGTGCTATTGTGAACAGTGCTGCGACGGTTTCAGGAAGTTTTTGAAGGATAAATACAAGGATGTTGAAACACTGAATAAGATTTATGGAACAATTTTCTGGGGACAGACCTATAATTCCTTTGATGAGATTCCGATGCCCCAGCCAACAATTACTACCCATAATCCTTCACTCAGACTGGATTGGGCAAGATTTAGATGTTACTCAGTAAACAGCTTTGGAAAGCTCCAGATTAATCTGGTAAAGGAGCATAAGGGAGCCCATCAGCAGGTCACTCATAACTTTTCGGGAGGTTTCTTTGACAAGTCGTATGATCTGAATATAATGGCGGCGGAGCTGGATTTTGCAGCCTATGACAACTACCCTGTCTGGGGAGGCTTGATGGAACCGCTGGCACCGGCGCATATTGCCATGACTCATGACTATATCAGAGGGTTAAAGAAGAAAAATTACTGGATTGTGGAAGAACTCATGGGTGCTCAAGGACATAATGTGATAGGCTACCTGCCCCGACCTGAGCAGGCTAAGCTGTGGGCTTACCAGGCAATGGCCCATGGCTGTGAAAATCTGCTTTTCTTCAGGTGGAGGGGAATGACACGGGGAGCGGAACAGTTCTGCCTAGGAATAATAGATCAGGACAATGAGACAGGCAGGAAGTTTTATGAAGTGCAGTCCTTTATGGAAGATGTGCGTAAGTATGAAAGGGTGCTGCAGAGTGAAATCAAATCAGATATTGCGGTACTGTATGATTTTGATAATATCTGGTCCTGGCATTGCCAGCAGCAGTCTTCCGAATTTGATTTCACCAATGAACTGGTGCGATTATATACCCCATTTTACAGCTTGAATGCAGGCATGGATGTAGTGAGCACTAGAGTAGGCTTTTCTGACTATAAGGTGCTTATCGTACCTGTGATGCAGATTATAGATGAGGAGCTTTCCGAACGCCTCAGGGAATTTGCGGCAAAGGGCGGCACTGTCCTATTTTCCTTCAGGTCAGGAGTTAAAGACAGGAATAATAATATAAATTTTGGGCAAGTATTTCCATGTAATATAAGAGATTTTGCAGGAATTTGTATAAAGGAAGCAGAATCCTTACAGGCAGGACAGGAAGTGCAAATCCTTGGGCAGGGAAAGCATAATGGCAGGAGCGGATACTGCCGGGTATGGCGTGATATAATAACCACTGAATCCGCAGAAGCTCTGTATAATTACTCTGACAGATTTTACAGCCAGAATGCCTGTATAACGGTAAATGAGTATATTAAGGGAAAGGTTTACTATATAGGCGGTGGAGCAGATGGTGAGACACTGAAGAGCATTGCCAAGGAAATAGTTTCATATTGCGGCATCCGCCATTTGGAATCCCCGGAAGGGCTGGAAGCTTATACAAGAGATTGTGATGGGGAAGAGTGGCTTATCATGTGCAATCATACTGATAGGGAAATTGTGTATGGCGATATAATATATAAACCATTTGAGAGCAGGATAACTTTGAAAGGAAGAGTTTAAATGGCTACTTTGAAAGACATTGCAAAACTGGCAGGAGTATCATTGGCAACAGTATCTCGGGTATTGAACCATGATGCAAGTCTCAACGTTTCTGATGATACAAGAAAAAAGATTTTTGAAGTAGCAGAAGAATTGGGATACCAGACTATGAGGCAAAGAAGCAGAAACCTCAATAAGAGGATTAGAATAGGAGTCATTCACTGGTATTCGCAAAAAGACGAGCTTGGAGATCCCTATTATCTTTCTGTGGCTAAGGGAATTGAAAACGAATGCTTCAATAAGAAGGTTGAATTTGCTTCTATTTTTAAAGATGGGGAAAAATATGCCACAGGTGAGCTTGATGACCTGGACGGCTTCATTGCTATAGGAAAGTTCAGTCAAGAGGATATACAGGGACTTTCAATGTTTTCCAAGAACATAGTCTTTATTGATTCCTCACCCAATGAAAAGGTATATGATTCAGTAGTCGTTGATATAAAGAGCGCAACCAGGGAAGTGCTGGAGCATATGTTCGGTCGCGGACACAGAAGGATAGGCTTTATCGGAGGAAGGGAGTATGTGGGCAAGCAAAAGGAACCTTTAGTGGATGAGCGGGAAAGGACATACCGTGATTTTACCAAGGATAAAGGCATATATGACGAGAGGAATATCTATATTGGTTCTTTTACAACGGAGGCGGGCTACAGCATGATGAAGAAAGCCATTGAAAAAGGGGAAATCCCTACTGTATTTTTTGTGGCCAGTGATTCAATGGCAATGGGTGTCATACAGGCGTTGTACGAATCGGGCTTAAATGTACCTCATGATGTCGGCATAGTAAGCTTTAATGATATTCATACTTCCAAGTATCTGATACCTCCCCTCAGCACTGTTAGAGTACATACGGAATTCATGGGAGTGACTGCAGTAGGACTGCTGCTGGAGAGAATAAAGGAAAAAAGGGATATAGCCAAAAAGGTCATACTTCCTACAGAGCTTATTATTCGAGAAAGCTACAGATAGAATAGATGCCCTTTAATAAGAAAGATGTCTAATCATAGACATCTTTTTCACTTTACGGTAAACTAGATATAACACGTTTGAAGGGGGATGCAAGTGAAGAAGATAATAAAACGTATAGCAAAGCTGTACTTAGGACTTTTTCTATATGCTTTGGGGATTGTAATGACTATCAATGCCAACCTGGGTCTCGCACCGTGGGAGGTATTTCACCAGGGGCTTTCAAAGAATATAGGTATAACAATGGGGCAAGCAAGCATATATGTGGGAATAGTATTTGTGATACTGGACAGCCTCTTTGGAGAAAGATTGGGCTGGGGGACACTGTCAAACATGATATTTATAGGAGTTTTTTTGGATATACTAATGCTTAACCACTTGGTTCCGGTATTTCAGTCGCTAGCTCCGAGGTTTATTGAGATGCTTCTGGGCATGTTTACAATTGGTATGGCGAGCTACTTTTATATAAGTGCCGGACTGGGCTCCGGTCCAAGGGATGGATTGATGGTCGCCCTGACAAAAAGGACCACCAAATCAGTCAGGTTCTTAAGAAATTGCATCGAATTCAGCGTTCTTACCATGGGTTATGTCCTTGGGGGCTCGGTAGGGATAGGAACTGTTGTTATGGCATTGTCTGCCGGATATTTTGTACAGTTTGCATTTAAAATCTTCAAGTTCAATATTAAGGAAACAAAGCACAGGTTTATTGATGAGGATATAAAATACTTGTATGACAGGTTTTTTAGTGATAAGAAAAGCAAAGAACCAGAAAAACAATAGAGATATTTACATAAAGGAG containing:
- a CDS encoding beta-galactosidase, coding for MYLGVDYYPEHWDRDMVDDDMRRMGEMGANIIRIGEFAWHMMESSEGHFDFSFFDMVISKAKEHNLKIMFGTPTATFPAWLAAKHPSILSKDEYGHIRVFGGRRQYCFNSQTYREYSSKIVEKLVSHYRTEEAVIAWQIDNEFGHEGSDMCYCEQCCDGFRKFLKDKYKDVETLNKIYGTIFWGQTYNSFDEIPMPQPTITTHNPSLRLDWARFRCYSVNSFGKLQINLVKEHKGAHQQVTHNFSGGFFDKSYDLNIMAAELDFAAYDNYPVWGGLMEPLAPAHIAMTHDYIRGLKKKNYWIVEELMGAQGHNVIGYLPRPEQAKLWAYQAMAHGCENLLFFRWRGMTRGAEQFCLGIIDQDNETGRKFYEVQSFMEDVRKYERVLQSEIKSDIAVLYDFDNIWSWHCQQQSSEFDFTNELVRLYTPFYSLNAGMDVVSTRVGFSDYKVLIVPVMQIIDEELSERLREFAAKGGTVLFSFRSGVKDRNNNINFGQVFPCNIRDFAGICIKEAESLQAGQEVQILGQGKHNGRSGYCRVWRDIITTESAEALYNYSDRFYSQNACITVNEYIKGKVYYIGGGADGETLKSIAKEIVSYCGIRHLESPEGLEAYTRDCDGEEWLIMCNHTDREIVYGDIIYKPFESRITLKGRV
- a CDS encoding aldose epimerase family protein; protein product: MEDKDIALIALRNKNNIELKLMSYGASIVELHTPDREGRLENIVLTYENMDDYIKNIPYFGVIVGRTAGRIGGGSFKLSGEQYQLDKNAGINNIHGGSGGFSFKNWDYSISEKEDRASVEFTCVSKDMEQGYPGNLEAKVIYTLTEDNELIIEYQALSDKDTICNLTNHSYFNLSGNYKRKVTEQHLKVKSDSFLETDNNLVPTGKILDVKDTPMDFNSEKLIGRDIESDYLPLRIANGYDHPWLLSCKEAQVELHDEQSGRKMTVSTTYPCVVIYTYNFANNERLKYDKAGSKYDGICFETQYEPDGINHEGFNSAVLSAGSSYNERTVFKLEVL
- a CDS encoding LacI family DNA-binding transcriptional regulator — its product is MATLKDIAKLAGVSLATVSRVLNHDASLNVSDDTRKKIFEVAEELGYQTMRQRSRNLNKRIRIGVIHWYSQKDELGDPYYLSVAKGIENECFNKKVEFASIFKDGEKYATGELDDLDGFIAIGKFSQEDIQGLSMFSKNIVFIDSSPNEKVYDSVVVDIKSATREVLEHMFGRGHRRIGFIGGREYVGKQKEPLVDERERTYRDFTKDKGIYDERNIYIGSFTTEAGYSMMKKAIEKGEIPTVFFVASDSMAMGVIQALYESGLNVPHDVGIVSFNDIHTSKYLIPPLSTVRVHTEFMGVTAVGLLLERIKEKRDIAKKVILPTELIIRESYR